The proteins below come from a single Miscanthus floridulus cultivar M001 chromosome 1, ASM1932011v1, whole genome shotgun sequence genomic window:
- the LOC136485146 gene encoding small ribosomal subunit protein mS86 (rPPR1)-like: protein MTSLLRRRRHAAHPRAVAAACAPLLRAFSALPDVDPSASSTATPTPAAPTSTSARAPVLDLQLAVRAESDPARIHSLVASALSSDDFPRLHTSRQLFSLATSRLTRLRRPDLAASLLDLLLASAPPSPGLLARALSLYPGPDDALRAFSSSPPAARSDVSLSALLSAFLRAGRLDDIKSTISLAESSHGIAPGRASHNVLLHAMVKNSELAAARKLLDEMTNKKLKHRPAPDIISYNTVLAGYSVQDDEEGFEKLLKEISLNNLEPNVVTYNCRIQWFSKKGETVKGEELLDVMESKGVAPNYLTYNALVQGYCKEGNVGAAMRVFKRMKVMKRREGRSDLGISAHSQVYVVLFRSLVEKEKLDDALWICKSCFAMKAAPPFEAVKGLVEGLVKAGRSTEAKDVVAKMEFLVKGDAKLAWGKVVGELSFEEGPSNSNP from the coding sequence ATGAcgtccctcctccgccgccgccgccacgctgcGCACCCACGCGCCGTCGCCGCGGCCTGCGCTCCCCTCCTCCGCGCCTTCTCCGCGCTCCCCGACGTCGATCCCTCGGCGTCCTCCACCGCAACCCCTACCCCGGCCGCGCCCACCTCCACCTCCGCCCGCGCCCCCGTGCTCGACCTCCAGCTCGCCGTGCGCGCCGAGTCTGACCCAGCCCGCATCCACTCCCTCGTCGCCTCCGCGCTCTCCAGCGATGACTTCCCGCGCCTCCACACCTCGCGCCAGCTCTTTTCGCTGGCCACCTCCCGCCTGACCCGCCTCCGCCGCCCCGACCTCGCCGCCTCGCTCCTCGACCTCCTCCTTGCCTCCGCCCCGCCCTCCCCGGGCCTCCTTGCGCGGGCGCTCTCCCTCTACCCGGGACCCGACGACGCGCTCCGGGCCTTCTCCTCGTCTCCCCCCGCCGCCCGCTCCGACGTCTCCCTCTCGGCGCTCCTTTCGGCGTTTCTCCGCGCCGGCCGCCTCGATGACATCAAGTCCACCATTTCCCTGGCGGAGTCCTCGCACGGAATCGCGCCCGGCCGCGCCTCCCACAATGTGCTCCTCCACGCGATGGTCAAGAACTCTGAGCTAGCTGCTGCCCGGAAGCTGCTCGACGAAATGACCAACAAGAAGTTGAAGCACCGCCCTGCGCCAGACATCATATCCTACAACACTGTCCTCGCCGGTTACTCCGTGCAGGACGATGAGGAGGGGTTTGAGAAGCTTTTGAAGGAGATCAGCTTGAACAACCTGGAGCCAAATGTTGTCACCTACAACTGCCGGATACAGTGGTTCTCCAAGAAAGGCGAGACAGTCAAGGGGGAGGAGCTGCTTGATGTGATGGAATCAAAGGGGGTAGCGCCGAATTACCTTACCTACAATGCTCTCGTGCAGGGGTACTGCAAGGAGGGAAATGTTGGGGCAGCGATGCGTGTGTTCAAGAGGATGAAGGTGATGAAGAGGCGGGAGGGAAGAAGTGACTTGGGTATTTCCGCGCATTCGCAGGTATATGTGGTGCTGTTTAGGAGTTTGGTGGAGAAAGAGAAGCTTGATGACGCGTTGTGGATTTGTAAGAGCTGCTTTGCAATGAAGGCAGCACCACCGTTTGAGGCTGTTAAGGGTTTGGTCGAGGGTTTGGTGAAGGCAGGCAGGTCAACAGAGGCCAAGGATGTTGTTGCCAAGATGGAGTTTCTTGTGAAAGGCGATGCTAAACTTGCTTGGGGGAAGGTTGTTGGTGAACTCTCTTTCGAAGAGGGACCGTCAAATTCGAATCCATGA